The Glutamicibacter mishrai DNA window CCGGTGCCTACGCCAATTTGAAACGAGGACTGGCTAGAAGCGTCGGGCATGACCGGCTTGCCTACTCAGCAGGCAAATCCCAGTTCATCAAGGACGTTGTTGACGGAAAGTGGCCGCGTGACTTGTCGGTGTGATTCCTAAGCGAGCTATAAAATGCTTACGCAGCAGATCATCCGAAGTGAATCCGACTTCACGAGCTATGGCACCAATTGACAGGTCTGTTTGTTCAAGGAGGCGTTGTGCTTCTTGCACGCGGAGATCATTGAGCCAAGCGACGGGTGTAGTTCCGAGATTCGCAGAGAACCATCGGTGAAACGTTCGTGGAGACATTGCACAGGTAGCTGAGAGCTCTTTGACGCTCCACTGTCGTTGGAGATCCTTGCTGACTTGCAAATGTAGGTGCTCGACAGACGGCAACGAGCTGGCAGGAAGACGGGTATCTGCATATTGGGCTTGAGTACCCGGTCTGAACACGGGTGTGACCATTGCCTTGGCGATGGTCTGTGCGGCGTTTACGCCCCAACTCTCGCGAACCAAGTGCAACAAGAGATCAACCCCGGCGGTGACACCTGCTGACGTCCAGACTTTGTCCTTGCCACAATACAAATCCCTGGCCTTGACATGAATTCCTGGGTAGCGGCGGGCTAGTTCGTCGGCAAAGCGCCAGTGTGTTGTGGCTTCGCGCCCATTGAGCAGTCCGGCTTCAGCAAGTGTGAATGCGCCGGTGCATAACGAAGCTACAGTTACACCGGCAGATGCAGCCCTCGCGACCGCATCGACTTCTACCTGACTCGGTTCGGACAGCGGATCTTCGCTGCCTGGGACCACCAGGATGTCGAGTTCCTCCACGGAGGTGAAGTCATGGGTGCTCCGGATCGATTGGAACGGGTCCAAATCAGTGACGTTCTCGGCTGCAATGAGGCGAATTGTCGGCCGGGGGAGTCCTCGATCTGAACGGTCATCGAATACTTCTCGAATAACCGCAATATCAAATGCACGCCGTCCCGGGCCGATGAGAATTCCGACGATCATCATGGCGCAATCTTATCGAACCATGGCATTAATGCCGCTGTTGATGCCTTTAGATCACTGATGAACTATAGGTATGACTAGGAATAATGAACCAGCGCTGATCGTGGTCGATATGCAACAGGGTTTCTACGAAGAGTCGTGGGGACAAACCACGAATTATCCTGGGTGCGAAAACAACGTTGATCGACTTCTGTCGGCGTGGTCCGAGTTCCAATTGCCGATAGTGATCGTCAGGCACGATAGCCGGAATCCAATGTCGCCATTGTTTGCTGAAGGACCCGGCAACAATCTTCAGGAATCAGTACAAGCCGTCACACCCGATCTCATCGTGACTAAGACGGTGAACTCGTCCTTTTATGGTTCGCCAGATTTGGAACAGTGGCTCAGGTCCAAGGAGATCAGCAGGATTGTTGTCTGTGGGATCCAAACCAATTTATGCGTGGAGACAACTTCCCGCATGGGAGGAAATCTTGGTTTTGAAGTCATCGTGCCGCTCGACGCTACACGAACTTTCGATTTAGCCGGACCTGATGGCGCTGTCATTCCGGCGGCCACTTTAATGCAAGTTACGGCGACAAATCTACATGGGGATGGGTTCGCGCAAGTGGTTTCGACTCAAGACGTTTTGCACTCATTGAAACAGGTGTGACAGGGCAGTGGCAGGCAGGAGCTAGAAGGATTGATTTCTCACAACGGTAAATATGCTGGACGCAGCCACAATGTTCCCTATAGGTTCGTGCTATGAAGATCTCGTTCACGCCAATGGGCCCGCCAGACAGCGACGCCATCGTCGAATTTCTATCCACAAACAATTTCCCGTTTCATGTTCGGCGAGACTGGAAAGACGGAGAACTGAAGCAGAGCGTTGATGACGGACGATATTGGAACGAAGAGAGCCAAGGATTCTGGATCGATGGTGATGGCCAGTCCCTTGGAATGGTGGTACTCGAAGACTTGGAAGACGATACCCCGATGTTCGACCTTCGCATGGCGACGAGCTATCGCGGACAAGGGCTTGGCGTAAATGTATTGAAAGAACTTTGCGCCAAGGTTTTCACCGACTACCCAGAGGCATTGCGCTTTGAAGGACAAACCAGGGAAGACAATATTGCGATGCGCAAAACTTTCCTTAAGGCTGGTTTTCTGAAGGAAGCACACTACCGGATGGGTTGGCCAGCCGACGATGGCAAGAAGTTGGCTTCGGTAGCCTACGCAATTCTCCGCCAAGATTGGGAGAGCGGTGAAACAACCAACTTCGACTGGAATGACATGGAAGTCTGAGCCTTCATTGTCCGATCTTTAGTCTGTGGTGAGTTTCAAGTAGTCCCGAGTAATTTCCAGATGGCCCAAGTGCTGGCAAAACTCTTCGTACACATGCAGGAGGACGCCTTCGCAGGTGGCCATCCAATATTCGACCTTGCGACCGGTTGGCAATACGGCGGGAGCCTGCTGCAGTTGGGTGCGGGCAAGATCGGCAACGAATGCAGTTCTCGCCTCGGAGGCCACTTTTAGGGCGTCCGACTTATCCATCGTGGTGCTGAACTCGGCATCCCGGTCGCGGGGAATTTCGACACCGAGGTTTACCGTTGAGGACCAGCGGCGCATCATTCCGCAACAATGAAGCAGGATCTGCACGGGAGAATTGCTGCCATGCATCGGCAGGCAACCGTTGACCGAATCCTCGGGAATGTCCTGGACGGTTTCAAAAATCTGGTCGAACTTTTCGAGCAAGAGCCTGACGAGGATCTGCTCGTTGGGCGCCAATGAATTCATGCCTCGATTCTAGTCATGCGCCGGATCCCCAGTCGCAGAACAGCTCATCCCAGCAAGGTCTTGAAACACTTCCAGGGTGCAGCGGAGAAGATCCGCTGTGCCCTGGAAAGGTATTCAATTACGTGGAATGCTTCCCAACGTGGTGCGATTCCAGTGTACTTTCTGGCACGCGCATCGACTCCTTGGCATGGAATGCCCGACCATCCAACGGTACTTGACCGGAACTCACCGCTAATCACGTCAGATTTTGGAATTGCTGTTTTCGCCTGAAGGCGTAAAGGTCACCAGATTAAAGGATCCTGAGATGCTAAGACGGGATTGCGAGGGCACCATGAGTGCATCCAGTCGGTTGAGCTGATCATTGCCAACCTGGCAATGATCGTTCAGTGCAACCAGGATTTTCACTTGGTCGATACTGCACTCTTGCTCGGAATCGTGGGTGGTGGACACCTTCGCATCCCAATGTTCGCCCACGAACATGAGATTTAGTGCCAGAAATCCCGTTCCCAATGGCGCAACTGAAACTTCATCTTCACCAGCAAACGCGATCTGTTCACCGGCGCGCAGGCGATGCCTCTCGCCGTCAACTTCAAGATCGATCTCGCCAGGCCCCAGGGCAACTTGCACTCGGTCAATGCCCGGATATTGGCTATAAGGCTGAGACTGAGAAATCTCTGCGATGCTCACCTTCCAGCTCCACGCACCTTGGGAATTTGAATCGCTGAATAGCGTGCGCGACACCCCTTTGCCGTTCTTCCAAGGCTGAGTCGGCAGATCTGCATATCGAACGATGGGCGCTGCAGGCATGATGGTTCGCTTCCTTGTGTGCTCACGTGGCTTTGGTCGTTATCATTCCACCTGAGTTCAATTCCAATTAATTCGTGACCGAAGAAGCATGGTGCGGACTGTTCTGTCGGAACCCGGCGGATAGCGTTCAACCACCCTCACCAGTATTAAGATGGAGCGATGAGCCAACCACCAGCTAAGAAATCAGTCATGCCTGATGCTGAAGTATCGATAGATCTTGAGTTGGTGCGCGAGCTGATCACAGCCCAAGCTCCGCAATGGGCTCATGAAGCCATCACCTACCTGGCTACAGGTTGGGATAACGAAGTTTATCGTCTGGGCGAGACCCTGCTCGTCCGGCTTCCTCGGCGGCAGATGGGGGAGGACACTGGTGCCAAAGAGCGACGTTGGTTTCCACAACTGGCAGAAGACTGTGGGGTGGACATCGGGCTGGCGATCTTTGAAGGACAGCCCACTTCGAGCTACCCCTTCACCTTTTCAATATGCCCATACGTTCCAGGTGTCAGCGCGGCCCAGCTGACCCGCCAGGACCGTGATCAGTATGCAGACCAGTTTTCAAATCTGTTGAAAGCGATTCATCAACCGTCTCGTACGCCGGAGCCACGAAGCGAATTTCGTGGATGCGCACTCTCGCTGGTTGATGCGCGGACTCGTGAGCAAATCGCGAGCTTGAAATCATCGATGCAGCCCGCCGCCTTGGCGATTTGGCAGCAAGCCGTGGAAGCTGGGGAATATCAGGGAGCCCCAGCATGGCTGCATGGAGATCCTCATCCGCACAACACTGTGGTTGATGACCGATCGCCACATCTTTCCGTGTCCTTGGTCGATTACGGGGATCTATGCGTTGGCGATCCAGCCTCGGATCTCGGCATGTTCTGGATGCATTTCACTCCAGCGGGCATCAGCAGAGCCTTCGAGAACTACGGCATCTCGATTGGTAGCCCAACATGGATACGAGCTCGTGGCTGGGGACTCCGATACGCGATGCTGACGGCGAATCTCGGAGCCGAGGATCTTCTGGGCATCGTCGGGCGCGAGACATTAGATGTGCTCGTTGCTGAATCTAATGCGCAATAAATAAGCAGTCCGTGACGTGCACGAGACCGTAAGCTAAATTCAAACCAGCCAACCTATTAGCTGCTGACCTTTGTCAGCGAGAGGACTGCTGTGGATCTCGAAAAAAATCCGAGCATTGCTGCAAGACTGTGCAGGGAATCGCACGCAGAATTATCGCGACAGGTATCCGGTTTGGACGACGAGATCATGTGTAAGAACAGCAGGCTACCTGGCTGGACTGTGGGCCATGTATTAACGCACCTCGCTCGAAACGCGGATGCTCATTCACGGCGTCTTGCTGGAGCGCTGAATGGTGAGGACGTTCCCAAATACGCAAACGGTCCGGAGCAACGTCGACAAGAAATCGAGGACGGGGCTAGAAGGACTGCAGCAGAAATTTTGGCTGACTTGGAATCGAGCAATCGCCAATTGGACATGTTGCTTGAACAGTGCGAGCAGGAGCGCTGGCCCAACGCAGATTTTGTGGGAGGCGGCCACTACGGGGCTGGCGGATGCCCGGCCCACCGTTTACGCGAAGTGCAGATGCATCTCGTTGATCTGGGGTTGGGATACACCCCTAGCCGGTGGCCCAAAGAATATGTGGAATGGGATCTTGATAATTTACTGGCCAGTGTCCCTGAACGTTTGGCTAGTTCGAAGGCCCGTACCGAGCTAGTCGCGTGGTTGGCTGGGCGTTCACCTCTGAACGAGGACTTCGCTCTGGAACCCTGGGGCTGAGCAAGATTGCCACAGCTTCCTATCGATCTCGCCCTAGTCAGTCCTGGCTGAGAAGTCCCGGCAACTGATCCATGCCGGTGAACACCTCGGAAGCCCCTGCTGCCAAGAGCTTTTCCTTGGTGCTGCTGATCGGTCCACCAGGGCAATATCCGAAGACTGTGGCTCCAGCGGCAATACCAGCGGCCACACCGGTGACGGTATCTTCAACGACTGCGGCTTTAGCCGGATCAATTTCAAGCCCTGAAGCTGCTGCCAGATAGACATCCGGCGCCGGCTTGCTGTGGGCATACTCCATGCCACTGTAGATATGACCGCCGAAGAACGGCGCCATTCCGGTAATCGAAAGCTGCATTTCGACTTTGGCCCGGTCCGCTCCAGTAGCGCACGCAATCTTGCCGCCGTAGAGGGCTGAAGCTTCCTTCACTACCTCCAAGGCACCGGGAATGGCCTGCAGATTTTCGCGAAGGGCCACATCGCGGCGTCGCCTAAAGCCGCCAATCCACTGTTCGTCAATGCGCACCCCGGTATTCTCCAGGATCGGTTCCCACTGATCTTTGAGCGCCTTCCCGATGAAGATGCTGATGCACTCTTCTTGGCTGATATTCCAGCCCAATTCCATGAGCATCTCGCGCAGCACTGCGTTGGTGATGGATTCGGAATCGACCAGTACGCCATCACAATCGAAGAGCACGGCGGAGAATTTTGGACGCGACAAGATTGACCCTTCCTGCAGGACTACAGAACTGCGACTCGGCTAAGCGACTGAGAACTCGTGGAGAATGCGTGCCAGCGGAGCCAGCTCAGGCTGCTCTTCTGCCTGCTTCAAAACGCGTTCCAAGGTGGCATCGTGAATCGGCTTGGCCTTTTGGTACAGCTCGTGGCCAACCGGGGTCAATTCGGTATAGATGCCACGACGATCATCGGCACACAACACCCGTGACAGTAGGTTGCGGTCTTCGAGCCGGGTGACCAAGCGCGTCGTTGCGCTCGGGCTCAGGGCGGTGGCTCGGGCGAGCTGCGCCATGCGCATATGCCAGCCATCCTGGCGGTTCAAGGCGTCCAACAATGTGTACTCGACCACAGAAAGCCCAACCTGAGCGGTCAGATCTTTTTCTAGTGCGGCATCGATTAATCCGTGCAATGACGCCAAAGTACGCCATCCACGAGCACGGATTTCGACAGCATCATCTGCGATTCCCATGGTTCCTCCAAAAATACTTGCTTGCGCCGGTTAGTTGCGTGTGCAACGATGGTATCCATCGCGCAATAACAAGCGTGTGCAACTAATTTATCTAGTCTATCAGGAGTAACGCTATGCCGCTCGGTCTTATTGCGTTGGCTATCGGTGCCTTTGGCATCGGGCTTACTGAATTTGTCATCATGGGCCTGTTGCCAGACGTGGCCAACGACTTCGCTGTCAGCGAGGCCGCTGCTGGCTGGCTCATTTCCGGATACGCACTCAGCGTAGTTGTCGGAGCCCTCGGCCTGACCGCTGCTACCGTCCGCCTGCCACGCAAGCCGGTGCTTGTCGGCCTGCTGCTTCTGTTCATCGTCGGCAACTCGCTCACCGCGCTGGCCGGCAACTACGAAGTGGCCATGATCGGCCGCGTCATCGCCGCACTATGCCACGGTGCATTCTTCGGCATCGGCTCGGTAGTGGCATCTGACATGGTTCCAGCCAATAAGAAGGCCGGCGCTATCGCCATCATGTTCACCGGGCTGACCGCCGCTAACGTTTTGGGTGTTCCTTTCGGGACCCTGCTTGGACAGCACTCCGGCTGGCGCTCGACCTTCTGGGCTATTTCCGGCATTGGCGTCCTGGCGCTCATCGGTATCCTCGTATTGGTCCCAGCGATCAAGCATGCAGCAGAAGGAATCTCGCTGCGCAAGGAACTCGGTGCCTTCACCTCATTGCAGGTTTGGCTCTCGCTGGGCGTCACCATCCTGGGCTACGGCGGCATGTTCGGTGCCTTCACCTACATCGCCTACACCCTGACCGAAATCACCGGCTTCAATGCGACCACCGTGCCATGGCTGCTGATGCTCTTCGGTGTTGGCCTCTTCGTGGGCAACTGGATCGGCGGGCGCATGGCCGACAAGAGCATCGATCGCACGCTGCTCTTCTTCATCTCGGCACTGCTGCTCGTCCTGGTCCTCTTCGGATTCTTCGCAAGCAACCAGGTTGCCACCGTCATCGCCTTGCTGCTCATGGGCGGCTTCGGGTTCGGAACCGTTCCTGGCCTGCAGAGCCGCATCATGCAGTACGCCGGCAACGCGCCAACCTTGGCATCGGGTGCCAACATCGGCGCCTTCAACGTCGGCAACGCACTGGGCGCATGGGCCGGCGGCCTGGGCATCGCAGCAGGCCTCGGCTACACCTCGCCGATCTGGATCGGTGCGCTGATCACCTTGGTTGCGCTGATTGTCATCCTAGTCGCCATGGGCTTGGCCAAGAAGGCCTCGGCAGCGGCACCGCAGCTGGTTCCAGCTAGCTAATCAACAGTTTTCCTCAGTCCATCAACCAATTTTTAGGAGTTAGATATGACTACCGCCATCCCAACCATCACCCTGAATAACGGCGTTGAAATGCCTCAGGTAGGTTTCGGAGTCTTCCAAGTTCCCAATGAGGAAACCACTGCCGCAGTGAGCGCAGCTCTCAAGGCCGGCTACCGCAGCATCGACACCGCTGCGATCTACGGCAATGAAGAAGGCGTCGGCAAAGCGTTGGCACAGTCCGGCATTGCCCGCGAAGAACTGTTCATCACCTCCAAGATCTGGATCGCAGACATGGGTTACGAGCAGACTCTCGAAGCATTCGATGCAAGCCTTGAGCGCTTGGGCCTGGATTACCTGGACCTGTTCCTGATCCATTGGCCAGCTCCTGAAAAGGATCTCTACGTTGAGACCTGGAAGGCACTGGAGAAGCTGTACGCAGAGAAGAAGATCCGCGCTATTGGCGTTTCGAACTTCCAGCCAGCACACCTGGACAAGCTGATCGCTGAGAGAACCATCGTTCCAGCAGTGAACCAGGTTGAGCTGCACCCGGCTCTGCAGAACCGCGAAGTCATTGCCTTCAATGCCGAGCACGGTATCGCCACCGAAGCATGGAGCCCGCTGGCCCAGGGAGCAATGCTCACTGACGAAACCATTCTCGCAATTGCAGATGCTCACAAGGTCACTGCTGCACAGGTCATCCTGCGCTGGCATCTGCAGCAGGGCCGCGTGATCATCCCTAAGTCGGTCACCGAGTCCCGCATCGTTGCCAATCTGGATCTGTTCGGCTTTGAATTGACCGGCGATGAGCTGGACAGCATCGACGCGCTTGATCGCGACGGCCGCACCGGGCCAAACCCGGACACCTTCAACGGCTAACAGCATCGCACCAGCGAAGCTCGCTCTCATTTGAGGGCGGGCTTCGCTCTTTAACTAGCCCGTAACCAGTCCCTGCACCGCCGTGCGAATAGCTTCAATAACATCATTGATGGTGCTCCGGTGCAGGTGCTCTGCCCTGAGCAAAAGGTCGATTTGTCGCCCGGAGTTCAGTCCCTTAATTGGTCGTAAAGTCACCGATTCATCCAGGGTCTTCCGCGCGGTGAATCGCGGCAGGATGCCCAGGCAATCACCGGCTTCCACGAGGGCTCCTGCAGTGGCGTAGTCGTTGACCCGATGCTCGATATTCGGTGCCTTGCCGGCCAAAGCGGCAATGGTTTCCAGCACGTCGGCGGGGGAGTAGCCAGGGCGTGAAACCACCCAACGCTCATCAATGACCTGCTGCGGAGTGAGCTGATCAAATTCGGCCAGCGGGTGATCCTGGTGGATGGCAATGTCCAACGGCTCGAAGGCCAGAGGTATCACGGTGATCCGGTCCTCTGGCCACGGCGCCGTGTGCGGCATGCGATGGGCGAGGACCATGTCGTAGGTCGAGGTCAGAGCCGGGAAATCCTGCTGGGATACGTCCTCGTCGAAGAAATGCAGCGGCGGCAGCTGGTCCGGAGGCAGGGCGAGCAGCGGCGCGAAAATGGTCTGGCCGATGGAATGGAAGCCGGCGATCTTGATCGGGACATCCTTGTCCTGCTCCACGGTGCGGATTCTTGCCGAGGCTTCAGCCAGGGTGGAAGCCACCGACGCCGCCGCAGAAGCGAGCAATTTGCCTTCGGAAGTCAGCACCAGTCGCCGGCCTTCCTTCTGGGTCAGGGGCGCGGAGAATCCCCGCTGCAATTGAGCCAGATGCTGGGAAACAGCCGAGGGAGAGACAAAAAGCGCCTTCGCCACCGCGTTGACGCTGCCTAAATCCGCGAGTTCTCGCAGGATCCGCAGCTGATGTAGTTCCATGAAGTAAATGCTAAATCAACAGATCAGTAAATCGTAATTCTTCTAATATGTTTTCCCTTCGGATCTGGTGCCACACTGGAAGCAACACAGTCCGTCGTGTGTGAACCGACGGCCATCTGCAAAGGATCACGCATGAAAGCACTGTACAAGTCCGGGCCGCACGCGGGCCTGGAATTGGTTGATCGTCCGGAACCAGAAGTTGGCGTGCACGATGTAAAAATCCGTGTCATGACCACCGGTATCTGCGGCACCGATCTGCACATCGAGGCCTATGACGATGCCGCCAAGGCCATGATCAACACCCCTCTGGTTCCCGGTCACGAGTTCTACGGCGAAGTCGTGGACATCGGTGATTTTGTGCACGGCGTTAAGGTCGGCGACCGGGTTTCCGGCGAAGGCCACGTGGTCTGCGGAATCTGCCGCAACTGCCGGGCCGGGCGCAAGCAGATGTGCATCAACGTCGATTCGGTCGGCGTCCAGCGCGACGGCGCCTTCGCCGAATTCGTGGTGATCCCCGAAAGCAACGTGTACATCCACCGCGACGAACGCATCACCCCGCTGCTCGGCGCGATCTTCGACCCCTTCGGCAATGCGGTGCACACCGCCTTGCAATTCCCGATGGTCGGCGAAGACGTGCTGATCACCGGCGCCGGGCCGATCGGTTTGATGGCCGCCGCCGTCGCCCGCCACGTTGGCGCCCGCAAGGTCGCGATCACCGATATTTCCGATCAGCGCCTGGAACTGGCCAAGACCATGGGCGTGGACCTGGCAGTGAATGTCGGGACCACCCGGATCAAGCAGGCACAACGCGACTTGGGCATGGTCGAAGGCTTCGACTACGGCATGGAAATGTCCGGACACTCCAGCGCCCTGCCGGAGATGATCGAGAACATGAACCACGGCGGCAAGATCTGCATGCTCGGCCTGCCAAGCTCCTCCATCGATATCAACTGGGGCAAAGTGGTCACCCACATGCTCACCCTCAAGGGCATCTACGGCCGCGAAATGTTCGAGACCTGGTACGCCATGAGCGCCATGCTCACCAGCTCGGATGTCATGCGCGAACGCATCTCCTCGGTGGTCACCGACTTCCTGCCAGCTACGCAATGGCAGCAGGGCTTTGAAGCGGCCCGCGGCGGCCACGGCGGCAAGGTCGTACTCGACTGGACCGTTTTCGCAAGCTAAGAATTTCTCGCACCAACAAGGAGCAATCCCCATGTATACCGATCTCAAGGACCAGCTCACCGATGAACTCGACGAGCTGAAGTCCTCCGGCCTGTTCAAGGCAGAACGCCACATCGACTCGGCCCAGTCCGCGTCCATCCTGGCCGGCTCGCTGGGCACCGACGCCCGCAAGGTCTTGAACTTCTGCGCCAACAACTACCTGGGGCTGGCCGATAACCAGCAGATCATCGACGCCGCCAAGTCCGCCATGGACGAGCGCGGCTTCGGCATGGCCTCGGTCCGCTTCATCTGCGGCACCCAGGACCTGCACCTGGAATTGGAATCCCGGCTCTCGAAGTTCCTGGGCACCGACGACACCATCCTGTTCTCCAGCTGCTTCGATGCCAACGGCGGGGTCTTCGAGTCCCTGTTCGGCAAGGAAGACGCCATCATCTCCGACGCGCTGAACCACGCCTCGATCATCGACGGCATCCGCCTGTCCAAGGCCGCGCGCTTCCGCTACGCCAACCAGGACATGGCCGATCTGGAAACCCAGCTGCAGGCCGCCGCGCAGCTCAACGACGGGGCCGGAGCACGCCGCACTATCATCGTCACCGACGGCGTCTTCTCCATGGACGGCTACCTGGCACCGCTCGAAGCCATCTGCGATTTGGCCGACAAGTACAACGCGCTGGTCATGGTCGACGACTCCCACGCGGTGGGCTTCATGGGCGCCACCGGTGCCGGCACTCCCGAGCATGCAGGGGTCTCGGACCGCGTGGACATCTACACCGGCACCTTCGGCAAGGCCTTGGGAGGAGCCTCCGGCGGCTACGTCTCCGGCCGCGGCGAAATCGTCGCGATGCTGCGCCAGAAGGCCCGCCCGTACCTGTTCTCCAACTCGCTGGCCCCATCGATCGTGGCCGCCACGCTCAAGGCGCTGGACCTGGTAGTCGACTCCAAGGACCTGCGCGAGAAGCTCTTCGAGAACGCCGCTCACTTCCGCCACCGCATGACCGAAGAGGGCTTCGAGCTGCTCGACGGCGAGCACGCCATCATCCCGGTGATGTTCGGTGACGCGGTCAAGGCCGCAGAGGTGGCAGGCAAGATGCTGGAACAGGGCGTCTTCGTGACCGCCTTCAGCTTCCCGGTGGTGCCCAAGGGCGCCGCGCGCATCCGCGTGCAGCTTTCCGCGGCCCACTCGGCAGAGGATATCGAGGCCTGCGTGCAGGCCTTCGTCGCAAGCCGCTGACCGAACCGCCGGCCGGTGCTCGTGTTTCAATAGGAACTACGAGTTGGCATAACCAAAGGCGGAGGACTCATGGCGACAAGGGATGATGTGGCGCGCTTGGCCGGCGTTTCCCCCAGCACCGTGTCCTACGTGATCAGCGGCCGGCGCACGATCTCCGATGCCACCAAGGCCAAGGTGCTGTCGGCAATGCGGGAGCTGAATTACACACCCGATGCCTTTGCCCAGGGCCTGGCCGGGTCACGCCGCGGCATCCTCGCCCTGCATTTCCCCACCAGCGTGGACGGCTATTCCTCCACCGAATTCGAGTACGTCACCGCCGCCATGGAGCGCGCCCGGGCGCTGGGCTACCACATGCTGCTCTGGTCCAACCCGATGACCGATGTGATGGGGCTCGAAAGCCTGGTCGGCCAGAAGCTGGTTGCCGGGGTGCTGCTCATGGAAGTGTCGATCAACGATCCGCGCTTTGACGTGCTGCGCCGGGCCAACATCCCCTTCGCCTCCATCGGGCGCCCCGATGACAGCGAGGACCTGTCCTACGTGGACAATGATTTCGCCGAAGCCGGGCGCATCGCCGTGGACTACCTGGCCGATCTCGGCCACCACTCGCTCATGTACATCAACGTGTCGGTCCAAGACCAGAAGGCCGGCAACGGCCCGGCCACCCGCACGGCCCGCGCCATCGGCGATGCGGTGGCCGGCCGCGGCCTGCGCATGCAGGAAGTCCCGGTGGAGAATAATGCCCGCGGCGGCCGCGAGGCGCTGGAGATCTACCTGGCGATGGATCCGCGGCCTACCGCGGTGCTGGCCCTGAAGGAGTTCGCCACCGCCGGCTTCGTCAACGCCGCCGGCATGGCCTCGCTGCGGATCCCCGAGGATCTTTCGGTGATCGCCCTGGGCGTGGGAGATCGTTCCGCTGAGATGGTCGCCCCGGCCCTGACTACCGTGGCCCCGTCGGGGGAGCGGATTTCCCATGCGGCGGTGGATGCACTGGTGCAGCAAATCGAGGGCCGGACCACGGGTGCGGTGCAGGAACTGATCACCCCGCAGATGATGGTGCGGGACAGTTCTGGCCCGGCCCCGCGCTGAGCTGCGGCGGTAATTTATCCGGGGGTTCGCCGCTAAGTGTTGACGCGCGTCGATGACCTGCGTCACTATTGGAGGGATCATTCGTGCCAGGCCACCGAAGCCGGCCGGGTACTACTCAACGTGGAGGGCATCATGAAGAAAGCGCACCGCGGGCTCAAGCTCGCACCGGTGATCTCAGTGGCGGCAATCAGCCTGCTTTTGGCCGGCTGTTCCGGGGGAGCGGACCCCAATGACCCCAACGCATCCGGAGGCTCAGGCGAAGCCCAGGTAGGCCAGGCCGACGGCGTCGTGGACATCTACGGCCCGGTCACCGGCATCGAAGCGGAACTGCTGGAGAAGTCCTGGGCCAAGTGGTCCGAGGAAAACGACATCAAGATCCGCTACACGGGAGACAAGAACTTCGAATCGCAGATCGGCATCAAGGTCCAGGGCGGCGACACCCCGGACTTGGCGGTCTTCCCGCAGCCCGGCCTGCTGCAGGCCACCGTGGCCCAGGGCAAGGTGCAAAAGCTCCCCGAAGCGGTGCAGAGCCAGCTGTCGAGCAACTGGTCCGAAGACTGGCAGAACTACGGCAAGGTTGACGGCGTGCAATACGGTGTGCCGCTGATGGCCAGCGTCAAAGGCTACATCTGGTACTCGCCCAAGCAGTTTGAAGAATGGGGTGTGAGCGTACCGAAGACCTGGGACGAGATGACCAACCTGGGCACCGAGATCTCCAAGAAGACCAACGAGCCAGCCTGGTGT harbors:
- a CDS encoding MarR family winged helix-turn-helix transcriptional regulator, with the translated sequence MGIADDAVEIRARGWRTLASLHGLIDAALEKDLTAQVGLSVVEYTLLDALNRQDGWHMRMAQLARATALSPSATTRLVTRLEDRNLLSRVLCADDRRGIYTELTPVGHELYQKAKPIHDATLERVLKQAEEQPELAPLARILHEFSVA
- a CDS encoding LysR family transcriptional regulator — its product is MELHQLRILRELADLGSVNAVAKALFVSPSAVSQHLAQLQRGFSAPLTQKEGRRLVLTSEGKLLASAAASVASTLAEASARIRTVEQDKDVPIKIAGFHSIGQTIFAPLLALPPDQLPPLHFFDEDVSQQDFPALTSTYDMVLAHRMPHTAPWPEDRITVIPLAFEPLDIAIHQDHPLAEFDQLTPQQVIDERWVVSRPGYSPADVLETIAALAGKAPNIEHRVNDYATAGALVEAGDCLGILPRFTARKTLDESVTLRPIKGLNSGRQIDLLLRAEHLHRSTINDVIEAIRTAVQGLVTG
- a CDS encoding MFS transporter, which produces MPLGLIALAIGAFGIGLTEFVIMGLLPDVANDFAVSEAAAGWLISGYALSVVVGALGLTAATVRLPRKPVLVGLLLLFIVGNSLTALAGNYEVAMIGRVIAALCHGAFFGIGSVVASDMVPANKKAGAIAIMFTGLTAANVLGVPFGTLLGQHSGWRSTFWAISGIGVLALIGILVLVPAIKHAAEGISLRKELGAFTSLQVWLSLGVTILGYGGMFGAFTYIAYTLTEITGFNATTVPWLLMLFGVGLFVGNWIGGRMADKSIDRTLLFFISALLLVLVLFGFFASNQVATVIALLLMGGFGFGTVPGLQSRIMQYAGNAPTLASGANIGAFNVGNALGAWAGGLGIAAGLGYTSPIWIGALITLVALIVILVAMGLAKKASAAAPQLVPAS
- the tdh gene encoding L-threonine 3-dehydrogenase, producing MKALYKSGPHAGLELVDRPEPEVGVHDVKIRVMTTGICGTDLHIEAYDDAAKAMINTPLVPGHEFYGEVVDIGDFVHGVKVGDRVSGEGHVVCGICRNCRAGRKQMCINVDSVGVQRDGAFAEFVVIPESNVYIHRDERITPLLGAIFDPFGNAVHTALQFPMVGEDVLITGAGPIGLMAAAVARHVGARKVAITDISDQRLELAKTMGVDLAVNVGTTRIKQAQRDLGMVEGFDYGMEMSGHSSALPEMIENMNHGGKICMLGLPSSSIDINWGKVVTHMLTLKGIYGREMFETWYAMSAMLTSSDVMRERISSVVTDFLPATQWQQGFEAARGGHGGKVVLDWTVFAS
- a CDS encoding aldo/keto reductase codes for the protein MTTAIPTITLNNGVEMPQVGFGVFQVPNEETTAAVSAALKAGYRSIDTAAIYGNEEGVGKALAQSGIAREELFITSKIWIADMGYEQTLEAFDASLERLGLDYLDLFLIHWPAPEKDLYVETWKALEKLYAEKKIRAIGVSNFQPAHLDKLIAERTIVPAVNQVELHPALQNREVIAFNAEHGIATEAWSPLAQGAMLTDETILAIADAHKVTAAQVILRWHLQQGRVIIPKSVTESRIVANLDLFGFELTGDELDSIDALDRDGRTGPNPDTFNG
- a CDS encoding HAD family hydrolase, encoding MSRPKFSAVLFDCDGVLVDSESITNAVLREMLMELGWNISQEECISIFIGKALKDQWEPILENTGVRIDEQWIGGFRRRRDVALRENLQAIPGALEVVKEASALYGGKIACATGADRAKVEMQLSITGMAPFFGGHIYSGMEYAHSKPAPDVYLAAASGLEIDPAKAAVVEDTVTGVAAGIAAGATVFGYCPGGPISSTKEKLLAAGASEVFTGMDQLPGLLSQD